In Magnolia sinica isolate HGM2019 chromosome 12, MsV1, whole genome shotgun sequence, a single genomic region encodes these proteins:
- the LOC131221959 gene encoding stigma-specific STIG1-like protein 1 gives MLLSLIVLIISNPSPVAGTPSSSAWLKKVSDPRAVTGCWKQPWICNRGEKGGVNQFPPAPFVKRMCCKNRCVEVSSDINNCGLCGIRCPFTWQCCNGLCIDTNINPFHCGQCWKRCQLGSLCFYGMCGYAQPLPPFPFPFPPKLPKPPKPYPPHFPFPPKPPKPFPPPMA, from the coding sequence ATGCTACTATCACTAATAGTACTAATCATCTCAAATCCAAGTCCAGTTGCTGGCACACCATCATCATCTGCATGGCTGAAGAAGGTGTCGGACCCACGAGCTGTTACCGGGTGCTGGAAGCAGCCATGGATTTGTAACCGAGGAGAAAAAGGTGGGGTGAATCAGTTCCCACCAGCACCCTTCGTAAAGAGGATGTGCTGTAAGAACCGGTGCGTCGAGGTGAGCTCCGATATCAACAACTGCGGTCTATGCGGCATTAGGTGCCCTTTCACTTGGCAATGCTGCAATGGGCTTTGCATCGACACCAATATAAATCCCTTCCACTGTGGCCAGTGCTGGAAACGATGCCAACTGGGGAGTCTTTGCTTCTATGGCATGTGCGGCTACGCTCAGCCACTCCCTCCATTTCCATTCCCTTTCCCTCCAAAGCTTCCGAAGCCTCCGAAGCCATACCCGCCACACTTTCCTTTCCCTCCAAAGCCTCCAAAGCCCTTCCCTCCTCCAATGGCTTGA